In Triticum urartu cultivar G1812 chromosome 6, Tu2.1, whole genome shotgun sequence, the following proteins share a genomic window:
- the LOC125513978 gene encoding uncharacterized protein LOC125513978 encodes MALASKPCQPDLRIYKPSFTPWYPSHQEDSESRSHLLRRIHAFYLKARRRLKRHRPQHGRRVDFCCGALCVGLLDPVANIVVNSLISSCKPKPQRKGAQADLERRSLDALVAFLTRLFPNLPESLAVHYLRLADADAPVAASVIVSDHGMKRFWESEPDLIHTVPFMALKCAALAVGHPDPDRLVNAWLNISDSIDGDRHFLAWLHRPPSSCPGSNISKLAELINGVPLGYQDLSRAWRLAASRPSRPCSDPYLHTSLLSRTLQDAIHGFYLQAIARLPAGSRFHRSLLKAGYCYGPLDPVSNIIVNTIWYDAVFPPTMKLELDLDVIGTQCLHRLENRSLYGLASFLCTRYHRFDFHQALQCLVQADANLVLADPNLVLADPNIDPSTRYVLMICPPSAAPTSNVVEPQDPPDTSLEKAFLAAATAAFHPNPEAHVKLLTSCKLKSAFRLLHRRPDRLSSQDVKRLAMLLCPKSAHGCKRAFLPLPLTVYPRAKLAGIYTRISKKVNALLNAYAQMPNGDPKFELHTICGVNDRVSGPTSFPPKYGHSHVNFVATPKSPCGGAAALFFAEISNNDQDEESFCCHVALPPPCAAQIRCLYCEYIGTRIVHPVRIDFHGRESEFEKMACGKDPRNGENVPPWRAPYYSNSQIINNRRSFAENVYGRKKEDSLYDDLDEHKSVDLGSISIRQLFLEI; translated from the exons ATGGCGCTGGCGTCGAAACCCTGCCAGCCGGACCTCCGGATCTACAAACCGAGCTTCACTCCCTGGTACCCGTCGCACCAGGAAGACTCCGAGTCCAGATCTCATCTGCTGCGGAGGATCCACGCCTTCTACCTCAAGGCGCGGAGGCGGCTCAAGCGCCACCGGCCGCAACACGGCCGCCGCGTCGACTTCTGCTGCGGCGCCCTCTGCGTCGGCCTCCTCGACCCCGTCGCCAACATCGTGGTCAACAGCCTCATCTCCTCCTGCAAGCCCAAGCCCCAGCGCAAGGGCGCGCAGGCGGACCTGGAGCGCCGCTCGCTCGACGCCCTGGTGGCCTTCCTCACCCGCCTGTTCCCCAACCTCCCCGAGAGCCTGGCCGTGCACTACCTGCGCCTCGCCGACGCCGACGCCCCCGTCGCCGCAAGCGTCATCGTCTCGGACCACGGCATGAAGAGGTTCTGGGAGTCCGAGCCGGACCTCATCCACACGGTCCCCTTCATGGCCCTCAAGTGCGCCGCGCTGGCCGTCgggcaccccgaccccgaccgcCTCGTCAATGCCTGGCTCAACATCTCCGACAGCATTGACGGCGATCGGCACTTCCTTGCCTGGTTGCACAGACCACCGTCATCCTGCCCCGGCTCCAATATTAGCAAGCTCGCCGAGTTGATCAACGGGGTGCCACTGGGCTATCAAGATTTGAGCCGGGCATGGCGGCTTGCAGCTTCTCGTCCCAGTCGTCCCTGCAGCGACCCGTACCTGCACACCAGCTTGCTCAGCCGGACGCTCCAGGATGCCATCCACGGGTTCTACCTCCAGGCCATCGCCCGATTGCCAGCAGGCTCTCGTTTCCACCGCAGCCTGCTCAAGGCCGGCTACTGCTATGGCCCTCTTGATCCTGTCTCCAACATCATCGTCAATACCATCTGGTATGATGCCGTGTTCCCACCTACCATGAAGCTAGAGCTGGACCTGGATGTGATCGGCACGCAGTGTCTCCACCGGCTGGAGAACCGCTCCTTGTATGGCCTGGCCTCCTTCCTCTGCACACGTTATCATCGCTTCGATTTCCATCAAGCTCTGCAATGCCTGGTCCAGGCAGATGCCAACCTTGTGCTCGCCGATCCCAACCTTGTGCTTGCCGATCCTAACATTGATCCTTCCACTCGCTATGTGCTGATGATTTGCCCACCATCTGCTGCCCCCACTAGCAATGTTGTTGAACCTCAAGACCCCCCGGACACCAGTCTCGAGAAAGCCTTCTTGGCCGCTGCCACCGCAGCCTTTCACCCCAACCCGGAAGCCCATGTAAAGCTTCTCACTTCGTGTAAGCTCAAGTCTGCCTTTCGTCTGCTGCATCGTCGGCCTGACAGGCTCTCTTCTCAAGATGTTAAGCGGCTTGCCATGTTGCTGTGTCCTAAATCTGCTCATGGCTGCAAGAGGGCATTTCTCCCACTCCCCCTCACAGTTTACCCCCGTGCAAAGCTAGCAGGCATATATACAAGAATCTCCAAGAAGGTCAACGCTCTGCTGAATGCATATGCTCAGATGCCAAATGGG GATCCGAAATTCGAGCTTCATACGATTTGTGGTGTGAATGATCGTGTCTCCGGCCCTACTTCCTTTCCTCCTAAGTATGGCCACTCTCATGTCAATTTCGTGGCTACTCCCAAAAGCCCTTGTGGTGGTGCTGCGGCTTTGTTTTTTGCTGAAATTAGCAACAATGACCAAGATGAGGAGTCCTTCTGTTGCCATGTTGCTCTGCCTCCGCCATGTGCTG CACAAATTCGGTGTCTTTACTGTGAGTACATTGGGACTAGAATTGTGCATCCAGTCAGGATAGACTTCCATGGGCGTGAGTCGGAGTTTGAGAAGATGGCCTGCGGAAAAGACCCCCGTAACGGTGAAAATGTTCCTCCATGGAGGGCACCATACTACAGCAACTCGCAAATCATCAACAATAGGCGCAGCTTCGCAGAGAATGTTTATGGCAGAAAGAAAGAAGATAGCCTCTATGATGACTTGGATGAGCACAAGAGTGTGGATCTGGGGTCCATTAGTATTCGACAACTATTTTTAGAAATCTAG